GCAGGAACCACACCATCGCCCCTGACCTGCTCGGCAGCCCCCGTTGTCTCTTGAGCATCGTCAGCCTGGGCGGGATCAGGTGCCTTGTCCTccctcggtggcggcgagtGAGCCACATGGACGGCTCTGGTTGGAGAGTCTATCCTCCGAGACTTCTCTTTCCTCGTCGGGATCTGctcgtactcgtcgtcgctctcgcccTCTGGAACAACCGTGGACCCGGCTTCAGGATagccctcggcggcgtcgaaggtggtgtcgtcggcgatgacgccctcCCTGCCAGACTTCATGACCTGTAAGAACTCTCGAAGTTTTGGgtccgccttggccggctcGTCTCTCTTCCGCTTCTTCGAGCTCGCATCCTGGTCTGATGTGacccgcgcggcggcgcggctcgtTGACGCATCAGCAGCGCGGGGGCCGTTGTGGTGGTTCTTGGCGAGGGCTGGGTCTGAGATCTAGCATTCCATCAGTATCAGCAGCGCGAGTAGCGGCGGGGTCGGCCTTACGGCTTTGGCGGGCTCGACTGAGATCTTGGACATGCGAATGTACGATCTGTTGAAGTACTTGACTGCCCTGGAAGCGTCATCCGCTGTCTTGTAGCCAACGTACCCGATGCGTCGCTGAGGGATCAGCTTGACATCCGTCACCTCGCGGTTCCCCGTCGAGAAGTGTTTGCGAAAATCCGTCTCGGTGATGTTGGGTGGCAAGCCCTTGATAAATATTCTTGATGTCGCCAtggtgccgacgacgtgtGATCAGTCGATTCGCAATTATTGCGCTGTCATGAGGTCTGCCCGCAGCCTCTGCGCTGGAGATgcaggggaaaaaaaaagttggCCAAGTTGCCAGGGTCGAATGTTTTGgtgggacggcgacgcgatAAAATTTCCTCCGCGGTTAAAGTAGCCTCTTGTAGACTGCGTTACCCTACACCGAGCGGACTGCGTGCACGCGGGTCTCAACAGCTTTGTCTCGCTTCCCGTGGCGCTTTGTGACTTGCCAAGCTCGCTCTCTGATCTTGGCTATATTTTATTCGTCATTGTTTGCATTATGACTGTTGCGATATAATGCATCAGCATTGCGCTGGCGATATTGTGGAATGAATATGGGTAGGGGCAGGCATCTTGCGACTCGACTAAAAAATCACTACAACATTGACCACATGGCGTGCGGTGCTCCTCTTGCCGTACCAGGGGACCATTTAAATAGAAGGCCCGGGTTAACACTTGGGATGGTAAAGGACATCAGATATTTGCCCTATAGCCCTTCTTCCTAAGTGTCATCGGGAAAGCACACTGACACTTGATGCTATGCACTAGACGCCACATGCAGGTGGAGGAGTCAGGCTGGGCTGCATAGGCTGAATTAGGGCCAAAATTTTCCACAACCACCAGCGGTGAGATGGCCGAGTTGGTTATGGCGTCAGGTTAAGGTTAAAATCTTAACATTAATTTCCTGATGGAGCAATCCTCCTGGGTTCGAGTCCCAGTCTCATCAGCAATTCTTTTTTTTGACCTCCTCGACATTTTCTTTTTTATTACACTACCAAGAAACGTGGAGCTTTTATTCAACTTGGGCTGGTAAATCCCTCATCGTTCATCGTCGGTGAGATGGCCGAGTTGGTTATGGCGCCAGGTTAAGGCTTTGAAGCGTTAACGAATGTTTCCTGGTGGAGCAATCCTCCTGGGTTCGAGTCCCAGTCTCATCATGACTTTCCTTTTTGCCTCGGTCTTAGGTCTCTACGGTCGCTGTGTCTCTTTTTGCTTGTTTGACCACGGGGCTGCTGAGTTTGCAAGCGGCTTCGTCAGACAGGAACAGGTCAGTTGTCGAGACTTTGGGGAAACATTTGCAGTAGCAAGCGGACGAGGTGGACAGTGACAGTGCACGCAGATGACGCTTCAGCCGGCAAGGGCATATGCTATGATAGCAGAGACTGGACAGAGTTGTCGACAATTGTGTGGGCAGCGGTGTCTGGGACAATGCCCCCTGGTTGACGAGTGAGAGGCATTGTGCGCCTCATGGTCACGGCTTGCTAGCGTGCAACGGCTCTTGAGAGTTGACAGGATACGGTACCGCGACCTTCCCTCTCCCAGCGATGCTTCGTACAAGCACCGAACAGCCGGTTACTAGCGACCAAGGACGGCATATAATCTAAATATCGTCGTTTCACTATTACATACGACCATAGGTAGTAGAGAATTTCGGATCCCGTCTAGTTCTTTAGCCGCGTTCGATAGAGGCAACATCTAGCGCTATGCGCCTCTAACTTTAGTGCTATCGTCCGCCGATTTTAGACGATAGTGCACCACTACCACCCCTATTACGTACCGTTTGCTAGCTCACCCCGGTCCGAAACAGAGTCGCCCACCGTTTTCTAGGCATCTATACGTGCCCGCCGGTATCGGCTCTAGACTATTAAGCGCGCCCCTTTAAAACTAAGCTTACCCCTAATAATCCCTTAAAATTAGTTATCGCAGCCTAAAATTAGCTAGCCCTTAAGCGCCGGACTCCCCCGGGGACCTCTAGGACTAACTTTTATATTAGCTACGGTATAAGGCAGCTTTCTAGGAAGCTACGCTATATTTCTAATAGAGTTATATAAGTGCCTTATTAGATGCTTAGCTAGGCAGCGCTCTTAAGTCATTAATTAGCGTTATGACATTTCTATTCCTATACCCTACCTTCCTCCTCccttacttaatatatatataagtaaacGAGCACTATAGACCTTACTCAATACTATTCCGATAGTAGCGTAAGCGCACTCTTATTTAGTAAGGGTTTAAACGGACCTTCTTAATTGCTAGAAATGCTTCTATCTAAATTCTCGAAGTATAGGATCTAAGAGTAAACTTCTCTAACTTTCCTAATATCTATTAGTAACTATATCCTTAATATACTAAAGAGAGCCTTTAATAAATACTATAAAGACGGTAAGTACCTAAACTAAATTAGgattatatatattaaggTACCCTCCGATCGAATTAAGGTGATAAAAATCTACTTTATAGCGCTTTCTTACCCCCGCCCcctatatactatattagGTCTAACTTTAGCAAGCTAGGGATACGCTAAGCAATTCTAAGTTAACTATTCCTGCCTTTAACTATTTAGCTAGTATAATAGTATAAGCTAGGCTAATTTAGAGTCTCTCTTATAATCCTTTAATAGtactattatatagttaataCTTAAAAGAGTAGTTTTCGcaattatatataattaggCTATATATAGATATAATCTAATACTgcctttatataatatagcttactAGACCCTATAGTCTTAACGTCTATATAAATAAGTTAGCTAGACTGCCTTAGAGTATAGCAATTTATAAGACGTCTTAACTAACCGGACCGGATCCTATAGTTATGCGCTAAAAGGCTAGGGGATGCTCCGTTAGTTAAATAGGGGATATAGCGCAACCTCGTATTAGAATAAGTATATAAGAGACCTATATATAGTCCGGGATTCAGACTACACCCCTTACTTAATCTATCTATAACCCCCCTTAActaatattatattaggTACCCTTAAGCTCGTTAAGGCTTTTAAAGAAGTAGGATAATAAGAAAGATCTATATTCTAAAATAAGTAATTAATACTATTCGTTTATATATTAGGTCTAAGCTATACTTTTTCTAATGATAATAGAAAGTGCCTAACGCCCTATTAGTAGTAAGCCCTTCTACCGCCTATTTAGATATAAATAAGACCTGTCGATTAGCGGCTAGAAGCAGCTATATATAGGGCCattataataatagtatTTAGGGGTTCTTATACGCTTTACTAAGGTAGTTAAGTCGCTAATTATACTAAGAGCGAAGTACTTTAGCTAGTCTATCTTATATTCTTATAtatctatatatattataacgCTTTATTAGCTAACTACTAGATGCTATAATATATCGGTTATTATATAGCTGCCTGCCTTATGCCCGACTGCTTAAGGACGGACGTATACTACTTAGGGACGGATATAAGAGTATAATAGGCACGTCGTACTACTATACTATACTCTATATACTACTAAACTAAGATGGATTCGCTAATAGCTTACGAGTAAATAAGCTAGTAAGCGAGCTACCTATCCCTTTTATAATATAGTATCTTACCTTTCGCCTAATTAAGTACTGCGCTCTAGCGTCGCATATACTTCGCTTAAGCCCCCTTAGCCCATTACTACTCATTTTATTTATAGCCTCTCTCCTATACTTTTTACCTTCTTACCTACTTTACCTACCTCTACGCTATTACTATAAGCCGCGGCAAGTCAGATAACCTATATCCAGACTTACTACGCTTCTGGGCGCGATTTTCCAAACCGTCCGGGCTAGCGTCACACTCGCACGGTGTACACTATATAGTTACCTCCCACAccctcctcgagggcgttATTTTCGCTGCCCTTTCCCCTCTTTTCGAGTATCCACACCGCGCCGTATTGGCCGTTTATACACAGAGTCTAGCTGCGAGTCTATTACGTATATCTATATAATTATCCCTTTCGCTAATTTCTTATCCTATCTCTATTGCCTATTAAGCTCTAGCTTATTGCCTATATATTTACCTAGTTATCtttaataatactatatagtatatatattagcgaCTATATAATTATATCTCTTTAGCtctattataatatatataggcATGTTTTAGATATAAAAGGAGCTTTACTCCTCTATAGCTCCCCTCTCTTTACTATATCTTTTCTCTATCTTTTCTTCCTAATTTAAATAACCTTAATAAAATCCTAGACTACTTTAACTATCTTAAACTAAAAGATAGCTCCTAAGTCAAACTCTATACCTATAGTAGAAGAGGTACGTTACCCTTATATTACCTTCCGTCCTATTATTTAAACTAACGTAAAGTAGTGTAAAATAAGCGGCTATAGTTATTTAAGCTTTACGCCTAGTAActtaaattatatattatactaTACCTATAGATACTATAAAGACGACTATTAATGAGGATTAGGGTACTAAGGAGTTATAGAATGCATTATTAGTATAAGGTATAGGCTTAGAAAATACGTTATTAAGATTATACTAGACTATATTTAAATATAGCTACTCGGTATAAATTACTCTATAATTAGACTTCTTTATACTTATActttatacttaatatattattttagATTAGAGGGTGATTTTTATATCCGATTAAATAACTCGCTTATTATAAGACGTCTAAGAAAAGGCCCTCTCTTTATACCTTATAATAGTCTGCTCCCTTTAGCACCCTTTAGCTTCCTCCGCTATTACACTCGCGCTAACTAGCTAAAGGGTAGTTAGCGATATTTAAACATTAAAATTCTTAATTCTCTATCTAAAGCTAGCTACGAGATTGCCTCTTATAGTTTTAATTACGTAATAAGCAGCCTATATAAGTAATAGAGAGCTTTACTAGTCTCGAGGCTTCCGTTAAATATAACACCCGCCCTATTCGTCTTATCTAGGCCCCTTAAATCGCCTATCGCCTTATTACCTATATTAAAACCGAATAGCGGAAACTATTATAGAATACTATTAGAGACCCCCTTTACGGGCTGAGACTATATACGCCTAGCGAGGACCTATAAGGAAATAAAATCTATTCCTGCCTTATTGACTTACTAGCCGGCCGTATTATTAGCGACTTCGAGATAATTAGGGAGCTATTAAGTCGCTCCGAGATACTAAGTTATAAAGACGGGGATAATTAGcatatataaagtaaagagacgaagacgaagacgagatatatatatatatataggaaAAAGCTATTTAAGCTAGTAAGGGAAAAAGGGGCATATATAACCCGGGCCCGATGCATAAGTCGGCTAACTAAAAGAGAGGTCTATACCGCTCTATACTGCCCCTAGGCCGACCTAGGTATAGATACTATCTAGTAAAATATCGGCCTATAGATATAATAGCACTATTGCTAGTAAGGCTATTTAGCTCCTCTAGCTCCGGCCGGTcttattactattattattaggGTTAAAGTTTTAAATGCTAAATATAGTATCGTTCTAATAGGTACTTATAGCGGCTAGGAGAGACGCGGTAGCTATAGCTAAGGAGAAGAGACTTAATATCTATATTGATACTATATAGGtcggaagaagaagaagaagaagaagactAAGATTGAGActaagaagaagaagactAAAAAAGCGGCTACTaccgagaagaagaagattaAGAGAGCGGCTACTACTAAGAAGACAAAGATTATATTACGGTAAGCGCGAGCCCGGGCTTGCTTAATTATTTATCGGCATAAGCTTCGCGAGAGAGAAAAGTAAGTATATCGTCCTTATTAGGCGCGTTGCCTTTATATATATCGTGAGATTAATTATTATGCTAATCCGGCCGCGCTCTCGCGAAGCCGTATATAGTAGCAATAACGAAGAAATCCTCCGGTATAGTAAGGTACTTTGCCTTTATATAGCTCTATGCCGTATagagctgctcgacgaagGCATCGATAGAAATGAAGTTACGAGATTAAGAGAGAAAAAGCGGATTACGGTCTTATAGAGCGTAAGTTCCGGTAAATTAAGAGTAATAGAGTAAATAAGGGCAAAGGTCTTCTTTACTATATAGTCTTTAGTAGCCTATCCGGCCCGACGTAGCTAGGCAAGGATGGCCGGACCGATATTGAGAATAATAAGAGTTTTTACTTAGGTATCTTATTTCTTCTATTTTAGTATaagcggcgcaggcggaTCGGAAGAGAGATAGTCTTCGAGCTCTAAAGCCTCGAGGGCTAGCTCTATACTAACTTATTACGTATTAAATTAATCTAGATCGGTTAATTTAGGCAGGGCTATCGTAGGGGTTATAAAAGATAtagaaggaaggaaggggagCTAAAGGCGCGAGGGCTTATAACCTATAGAGTAGAGAGATAAAGACGAAGacgatatatatatatatatataggaaAAAGCTATTTAGGCTAGTAAGGGGAAAAGGGGCATATATAGCCCGGGCCCGACGCGTAGGTCGGCTAATTAAGAGAGAGGTCTCTACCGCTCTATAGGATATACACTCTAGGTATCGTTATGCAATATTAACGATATGCTAACGGCGGTATTACTAGGCTATACTCCTCCTAATATATAACTAATTTAATTGCTAGCACTTTCATAGATATAGAAGATATAGAAAACGTAACTCGAATTCCCGTCTGCATTTAATCGGCTCTATAAACTAGTGGCTTCGAAGTGGCTCTATTCCCATTAACGCTCTAGGAGCTCTAGAACTCTGGATCCAGCCGAGTCGGAATTTACGTAACTGTAAATCCCGTCTAGCCGAATTCACTGCGATGCTAGTCCAGTCTAACAATATCACCATCCTTAAGCCTAGCCATTATTCTAGTAATGGCATACGAAAGATCGACCCAGCCATGGACTCTGAGTGAGCGCAATTCCCACTCTTGATTCGCTGGTGAGCATCCAAAGTTTCAGCTGCTCTTGCCGGGGTCCTCCTTCAAGGCTACAATGCGATTGAGCACAATCTTATCATCCGTACTGTCCGAGTCACAGGCCTGCCAGGAAACAAGGCACACATCATTAGCATGAATGAAGGGAGCAAGACAAAAACAAACACAGCAAGCAACCACTCACAAAGTAAGCGACTCGCATGCCCTGAAATCGGATACTCTCAGGTCCACACTCCCTAGTCTTCTCACCCTCTGCCTCAGGCCACGGCGCACGACGGCGCACTTCGTAGAAGCCAGCTTCGATCACGGCGTTCGGCCATATAGTCTCACTATCAGGGTTGATGTCGTTTATAAACCCTCCGGGCACCGATTTCGGCCGGTCTGACTTGAATAGGGCGGTATGAATACGCACTTCAGCCTTGGGCGAGCCCTCAGGCACCCACTGGATAAATGTCTTGGGCTTCTTGCCATCCTTGTCAAAGACGGCTTTAATCTCTGTGACGGCTCCAGTGGCTTCATCCTTGGTAAAAGAGGTAGCCTTGATAGCATATGGCATGTGCAGGAGACCAACGATCTTGCCTGGTGCGAGACGGAAGTAGTCCTTGCTGTCAACCTCGCGGAAGTCAGAGCGGTCGATGTAGATACTCTTTGTCAGCCGAATTATATGGGATCCCATCTTTGGGGCCTTGGACAGAAAGGGTATGTCGAGATCCTGCTCCTCAGCGTCTTCAATCACCACACGCACAGGGTCGAGGACAAGCATAAGACGAGGAACAGTCTTCTCGAGATACCGCCGAATAGTCTGCTCAAAACGTTTGATGTTAATGGAGGTTAGGGCGGTGGTCACGCCAAGCTCATAGATAAAGGCAAGGAGAGCTGCCGGGGGTAcacctcgtcgccgtatCCCCTTAAGGGTATACAGACGCGGATCATCCCAGCCGCGAACGACCTTTTCTTCTACCAACCTTCTCAGGTCTCTCTTGCTCATAACCGTGCCGTCGAGTTTCAAGCGGCCATATTCGCGTTGCATCGGCTGGAACTCAACCAGCAGCCTGCTCTCGTATAAGCTAACACCACATCACGCAGGGACGGTTCAAATCTAGAAGCTCGTGTTCCCACATCGCGACTCGAGGGAGAAAGGGAATACATACTGGTTTAGCCATTCGTAGCTCTCTCGCGACAGAACGAACTCAGTGGTACATAAGCTGTGCGTGATACCCTCAAAGCTATCACACAAGCAGTGCGCAAAGTCATAAGTAGGATACACCCGCCATTTTGT
This region of Purpureocillium takamizusanense chromosome 9, complete sequence genomic DNA includes:
- the GLN4_2 gene encoding Glutamine--tRNA ligase (COG:J~EggNog:ENOG503NUV0), translating into MYDLAEELIQKEKAYVCHCNESETKLQRGGEDGLTPRYRCEHAKQDVDTNLKKFRDMRDGEYAPQTAWLRMKQDIENPNPQMWDIAAYRIPKNQHPHLRTGTKWRVYPTYDFAHCLCDSFEGITHSLCTTEFVLSRESYEWLNQLLVEFQPMQREYGRLKLDGTVMSKRDLRRLVEEKVVRGWDDPRLYTLKGIRRRGVPPAALLAFIYELGVTTALTSINIKRFEQTIRRYLEKTVPRLMLVLDPVRVVIEDAEEQDLDIPFLSKAPKMGSHIIRLTKSIYIDRSDFREVDSKDYFRLAPGKIVGLLHMPYAIKATSFTKDEATGAVTEIKAVFDKDGKKPKTFIQWVPEGSPKAEVRIHTALFKSDRPKSVPGGFINDINPDSETIWPNAVIEAGFYEVRRRAPWPEAEGEKTRECGPESIRFQGMRVAYFACDSDSTDDKIVLNRIVALKEDPGKSS